One stretch of Candidatus Zixiibacteriota bacterium DNA includes these proteins:
- a CDS encoding sigma-70 family RNA polymerase sigma factor, with the protein MAKAKETEKEIDFKLMRAIQNGDMVAFNGMVDRYKNRLMNVIGRMLSSPDEAEDIVQETFVRVYQHRQSFNFQHCFSTWIYTIGLNLARNELRKRRRFKHYDIDDMQGTETEFAVDPKIPSRLPQVLDAAIKTLPEKYRMAFMLRDLQEMPYDEVAKVLEIPLGTVKSRVNRARMMLREKLKPRMESHNALSKSTLLPVSLL; encoded by the coding sequence ATGGCTAAAGCCAAAGAGACAGAAAAAGAGATTGATTTCAAGCTAATGCGCGCCATTCAGAATGGCGACATGGTAGCTTTCAACGGGATGGTTGATCGCTATAAGAATCGTCTGATGAACGTCATTGGCCGTATGTTATCCTCACCGGATGAGGCCGAGGATATTGTACAGGAGACTTTTGTGCGGGTTTACCAGCACCGGCAGTCCTTCAACTTCCAGCATTGTTTCTCAACGTGGATTTATACCATCGGGCTGAATCTTGCCCGCAACGAGCTGCGCAAGCGAAGGAGATTCAAACACTACGACATCGACGACATGCAAGGGACTGAGACCGAGTTTGCTGTTGATCCAAAAATCCCCAGTAGGCTTCCGCAGGTCCTTGATGCCGCCATTAAGACCTTGCCCGAGAAGTACCGGATGGCTTTCATGCTTCGCGATCTGCAGGAAATGCCGTATGATGAAGTGGCCAAGGTTCTGGAAATACCGCTTGGAACCGTCAAATCCCGGGTTAATCGCGCCCGGATGATGCTTAGGGAGAAATTGAAACCAAGAATGGAGAGTCATAATGCGTTGTCGAAAAGCACGCTCTTGCCTGTCAGCTTATTGTAG
- a CDS encoding DUF401 family protein encodes MDAAKLLIVLILIVLALRKKVTVGVTLFGAGLVTALLYQVEFTALLEGYWDLAKSRRFISLTAIIIFITSLGQLLKELHSLKHLTKAAKELPGGNKTAVGMLPMLVGLMPMPGGSLLSAPLVGNVLSDSRYKPEFRTASNYWFRHIVEFSWPIYPGIILTEALTGLPIGSVSLMQLPLAILMTLLGLVFFTPKVVNDNDHQTHIGRALYGILKSIWPIPFAIAIYGIFKIELALSVGLGLLALILVARPNREHLISALKKGFSYKLVFLIFGTLSFQTALELSGAIAAIPSLTLQYNLPIELVIFLVCFASGILTGMVAAFVAMGYTILAGFLNPGAVEPGYIFLAYLSGYLGMILSPTHLCLILTNDYFKSDLLKVYREIAIPVGLMAVFGFLIYLTLWVELFR; translated from the coding sequence ATGGATGCTGCTAAGTTGCTCATTGTTCTGATTCTGATAGTTTTGGCTTTGCGCAAGAAAGTCACTGTTGGTGTGACTCTGTTCGGTGCGGGGCTGGTTACGGCGCTATTATATCAAGTCGAATTCACAGCCCTTCTGGAGGGATACTGGGATTTGGCGAAGTCGCGCCGATTTATTTCTCTGACAGCGATTATTATTTTCATTACCAGTTTGGGTCAGTTATTGAAGGAGCTGCACTCCCTTAAGCACCTAACAAAGGCGGCCAAGGAACTTCCCGGTGGTAACAAGACGGCAGTTGGCATGTTGCCCATGCTGGTAGGTCTGATGCCCATGCCGGGCGGGTCGCTGTTGTCGGCCCCGTTGGTGGGCAATGTTCTATCTGATTCGCGGTATAAGCCAGAATTTAGAACCGCTTCAAACTACTGGTTCCGGCACATCGTGGAGTTCTCCTGGCCTATCTATCCGGGTATTATTCTCACCGAAGCGCTTACCGGGTTGCCTATTGGTAGTGTGTCGCTAATGCAACTGCCGCTGGCAATTCTGATGACGCTGCTTGGTTTGGTTTTTTTTACCCCCAAAGTCGTTAATGATAACGACCATCAGACGCATATCGGTCGGGCTCTGTACGGCATTCTGAAATCTATCTGGCCCATTCCTTTTGCTATTGCTATATACGGCATTTTCAAGATTGAACTGGCCCTGTCGGTCGGATTGGGTTTGCTTGCTTTGATTCTGGTTGCTCGACCAAATCGAGAGCATCTGATATCAGCACTTAAAAAAGGTTTCTCATACAAACTGGTGTTTCTGATCTTTGGTACGCTATCGTTTCAGACGGCGCTGGAATTGTCGGGAGCCATAGCTGCTATTCCCAGCCTGACTCTGCAATACAATTTACCGATCGAACTGGTCATATTTCTAGTATGTTTTGCTTCAGGTATACTGACCGGCATGGTCGCCGCTTTTGTTGCTATGGGGTACACGATTCTCGCCGGATTTCTCAATCCGGGTGCTGTCGAACCTGGGTATATTTTTCTTGCCTATTTGTCAGGGTATCTGGGTATGATTCTCTCGCCTACCCACCTTTGTTTGATTCTTACCAACGACTATTTCAAGAGCGATCTACTGAAAGTTTACCGGGAAATAGCCATCCCGGTCGGACTTATGGCCGTTTTTGGCTTCCTGATCTACCTGACTCTCTGGGTTGAGCTGTTTCGGTAG
- the pabB gene encoding aminodeoxychorismate synthase component I, translating to MAISGNIKTVVSQSQIPAIDFRQIAFEPGAVWLDSSLCFADRGHSSFIAHQPVMDIYQQGQQVVVTRPDSHKTVRLDADIFEVLESYWADHSLFSVGYISYEACHGFLDLEEICPHDDIPSVRFLFYERVQQYRQPGNDSTSNDSIDYPDSRLTRIVPTLSRDEYCHRVSRIKEYIREGDIYQANFTTRFDIHSPADPFDVYELLRHLNPAPYSAYLNFGDYQVLSSSPERMFLKTDDSITSGPIKGTIARSDCPEDDARQLLASNKDRAELLMIVDLVRNDLGKIAQTGSVRVDEMFKPEVYSSVVHLVGDVAAKIHPKTRLTQILKALLPGGSITGAPKRRAVEIISQLESIPRSVYTGCIGYVHGNRADFNIAIRTMVHSRGVYHIHAGGGIVADSDPEAEYREMLLKADNLFRALNIERKEMACFKP from the coding sequence ATGGCAATCTCCGGCAATATAAAGACAGTTGTTTCTCAGAGTCAGATTCCCGCAATTGATTTCAGGCAGATCGCATTCGAGCCGGGGGCTGTCTGGCTGGATTCGTCACTATGTTTTGCCGATCGGGGACATTCCTCATTCATAGCCCACCAGCCGGTCATGGATATATACCAACAGGGCCAGCAGGTTGTTGTGACCAGACCTGATAGCCATAAGACTGTCCGACTTGACGCTGATATCTTTGAGGTCCTGGAATCCTACTGGGCTGATCACAGCCTTTTCAGTGTAGGATATATTTCTTATGAGGCGTGTCACGGGTTTCTTGACCTTGAAGAGATATGCCCACATGATGACATTCCTTCCGTACGATTTCTCTTCTACGAGCGAGTACAACAATATCGTCAACCCGGCAACGATTCTACTTCAAATGACAGTATTGACTATCCCGATTCGCGACTGACCAGGATTGTGCCGACTCTATCGCGTGATGAATATTGTCACCGAGTGAGCCGTATCAAAGAATATATCCGCGAAGGTGACATATACCAGGCCAACTTCACAACGCGATTCGACATCCACTCCCCCGCCGATCCGTTTGATGTTTACGAGCTGTTACGCCACCTCAACCCGGCTCCATACAGCGCCTATCTAAACTTCGGTGACTACCAGGTTCTGTCATCTTCACCCGAACGTATGTTTCTCAAAACCGACGATTCTATCACCTCCGGTCCCATCAAAGGAACGATCGCTCGCTCAGATTGTCCCGAAGATGATGCCCGACAATTACTGGCCTCGAACAAGGATCGAGCAGAACTACTCATGATCGTTGACCTGGTGCGCAATGATCTAGGGAAGATAGCACAAACAGGTTCGGTTCGGGTGGATGAGATGTTCAAGCCTGAAGTGTATTCTTCGGTAGTTCACTTAGTCGGCGATGTCGCCGCCAAAATTCACCCCAAGACCCGACTGACGCAGATTCTCAAAGCCTTACTACCGGGGGGGTCCATTACGGGTGCGCCCAAGCGACGGGCTGTCGAAATCATAAGTCAACTCGAATCAATCCCGCGCTCTGTGTACACTGGCTGTATCGGTTACGTCCATGGCAACCGCGCTGATTTTAATATAGCAATCAGAACTATGGTCCATAGTCGCGGAGTCTACCATATCCATGCCGGCGGTGGTATCGTCGCCGACAGCGACCCTGAAGCCGAGTACCGCGAGATGCTGCTAAAGGCCGACAATCTCTTCAGAGCACTCAACATCGAACGAAAAGAGATGGCATGTTTCAAACCATAA
- a CDS encoding aminotransferase class IV, producing MFQTITTINGRFVRRGQDKISVFDNSLLYAEGLFETFLAIDDRVVFGNEHLRRLRRGAKVIGLEIPVSSSRLASWMTRTLRRHPDRIKKLRLTMTSGEAARWIGKQGRPQVILSASPHQLPTTPYSLFVSPYRVDQDSIFRRIKTISYAIHAAALKQAHTRRCDDALLVNTNGHVAEVTSANIFWVRRGRVYTPPIAAGCLEGITRMVVIKESRKLGLDVTEKNITLDNMLKADEIFISSSLKLVVSVSRIRDGRRVHKLPTGPVTQLLAQRFRYLIKID from the coding sequence ATGTTTCAAACCATAACCACTATCAACGGTCGGTTCGTTCGACGCGGACAGGACAAAATATCGGTCTTCGATAACTCGCTGTTGTACGCTGAGGGTCTATTCGAGACATTTCTGGCTATTGATGACAGAGTGGTTTTCGGCAATGAACATCTGCGACGCCTGCGCCGGGGAGCAAAGGTGATTGGGCTTGAGATTCCTGTCTCGTCGTCTCGACTAGCATCATGGATGACCCGCACCCTGCGACGACATCCTGACCGCATCAAGAAACTCCGTCTGACCATGACCAGTGGCGAAGCTGCCCGATGGATCGGAAAACAGGGTCGACCACAGGTCATTCTAAGCGCCTCACCCCATCAGCTGCCGACCACCCCATACTCACTCTTCGTGTCCCCTTACCGTGTCGATCAGGATAGTATTTTTCGACGCATTAAGACAATTTCGTATGCAATCCACGCTGCTGCGCTCAAACAAGCACACACACGACGCTGTGATGATGCCCTGCTGGTCAATACCAACGGGCACGTAGCCGAAGTAACTTCCGCAAATATCTTCTGGGTGAGGCGGGGTCGCGTTTACACTCCACCCATTGCCGCCGGATGTCTGGAAGGTATAACACGCATGGTCGTAATCAAGGAATCACGGAAACTCGGTCTCGATGTCACCGAGAAGAACATCACCTTGGACAATATGCTCAAGGCAGACGAGATTTTCATTTCCAGTTCACTCAAGCTTGTTGTCAGTGTATCGCGGATAAGGGATGGTCGTCGGGTCCACAAGCTTCCGACCGGACCTGTGACACAGTTGCTGGCGCAGCGTTTTCGGTACCTGATTAAGATCGACTGA
- a CDS encoding YjbH domain-containing protein, protein MMKFVLRLLIGLVAALTLTSMVAAQDETGAGQTSLYDVPPRYLVDMPTAGTLPRGYYNISMRLYPNGGALGHTDIGLSHRLMMGISFGGEDVVSDRSPEWNPSIEFNIKFRLIDELEYFPAVSVGFSSQGSGQYNGALERYAFKSRGFYAVASRSFYFYQWTAGWHAGINYSREFKQDGDEQVNFFGGFDATFKYNLALLAEYDAALNDDRSTHDFAGKGRGYLNVSVKWLFTENLELEVLLKDLLENRRNSETFTREIRLTYIDCF, encoded by the coding sequence ATGATGAAGTTCGTATTACGATTATTGATTGGTTTGGTGGCCGCACTAACATTGACATCAATGGTGGCTGCCCAGGATGAAACCGGGGCAGGACAGACCAGCCTCTATGATGTTCCCCCTCGTTATCTGGTTGATATGCCAACGGCGGGCACTCTTCCTCGCGGCTACTACAATATCAGTATGCGCCTTTATCCCAACGGCGGAGCTCTGGGACATACCGACATTGGCTTGTCACATCGGCTAATGATGGGGATTTCTTTCGGTGGGGAGGATGTAGTTTCAGATCGCAGTCCCGAATGGAATCCTTCGATTGAGTTCAATATCAAGTTCCGTCTGATTGACGAACTGGAGTACTTCCCGGCCGTATCAGTCGGTTTTTCGTCGCAGGGAAGCGGTCAGTATAACGGCGCCCTCGAACGTTACGCCTTCAAATCACGCGGCTTTTATGCCGTAGCCAGCCGCAGTTTCTATTTCTACCAATGGACCGCCGGTTGGCATGCCGGAATAAATTACTCGCGTGAATTCAAGCAGGACGGCGACGAGCAGGTTAATTTCTTCGGTGGATTTGACGCCACATTCAAATATAACCTGGCGCTACTGGCGGAGTATGATGCGGCTCTCAATGATGACCGCTCCACACACGATTTCGCTGGGAAAGGACGCGGCTATCTTAACGTATCAGTCAAATGGCTGTTTACCGAGAACCTTGAATTGGAAGTTCTTCTGAAAGATTTGCTGGAAAACCGGCGTAACTCAGAGACCTTCACCCGCGAAATCCGTCTGACCTATATTGATTGTTTTTAA
- a CDS encoding isocitrate/isopropylmalate dehydrogenase family protein encodes MAKYKIAWLPGDGVGNDVMEAAKIVLDKVNFDAEYIHGDIGWEFWKSEANPLPDRTTDLLNNTDAALFGAITSLPKEEAENDLAPELQGKGHIYASPIVRLRQEFNLRTNLRPCKAYSGNPLNYKEGIDLVVFRENTEDLYSGVEFHPLPDEVREVIKKHNPKMARFDSSAAEDTAVSLRINTRLECTNIITDAFEYAKKFNRKSVTVVEKPNVIRETSGLMVRTAREVAKKYPDIELWETNIDAMCMWLVKNPMDYSVIVTSNMFGDIVSDLCAQLVGGLGFAASGNIGDNYAVFEPTHGSAPKYAGQYKVNPMAMLLTTKMMFDYLGEKDKAVALESAIADVIKEGKVRTYDMGGSNTTLEIAEAVAAKL; translated from the coding sequence ATGGCCAAGTACAAAATTGCCTGGTTGCCAGGTGACGGCGTTGGAAACGACGTTATGGAAGCAGCGAAGATCGTTCTGGATAAAGTGAATTTTGATGCTGAGTACATTCATGGCGACATCGGCTGGGAATTCTGGAAGAGCGAAGCCAACCCGCTTCCTGATCGTACCACTGACCTTCTCAATAACACTGATGCTGCACTCTTTGGCGCGATTACATCGTTGCCGAAGGAAGAGGCAGAGAACGACCTAGCTCCGGAATTGCAGGGAAAAGGACACATTTATGCGTCGCCTATCGTCCGCCTGCGTCAGGAGTTCAACCTGCGCACCAACCTGCGACCGTGCAAAGCATACTCCGGTAATCCGCTTAACTACAAAGAAGGTATTGATCTTGTTGTCTTTCGCGAGAATACCGAAGATCTCTACAGCGGTGTCGAGTTTCATCCACTACCGGATGAAGTACGCGAGGTCATCAAGAAACACAACCCGAAGATGGCCCGTTTCGACAGCTCTGCCGCCGAGGATACCGCAGTTTCTTTGCGAATCAACACTCGGTTAGAATGTACAAACATTATTACCGACGCTTTCGAGTATGCCAAGAAGTTTAATCGTAAGTCGGTGACGGTTGTCGAGAAACCAAACGTCATTCGCGAGACTTCGGGATTAATGGTTCGTACCGCCCGTGAAGTTGCCAAGAAGTATCCAGATATTGAGCTCTGGGAAACCAACATTGACGCCATGTGTATGTGGTTGGTGAAGAACCCGATGGACTATTCTGTGATCGTGACATCAAATATGTTTGGCGACATCGTCAGTGACCTGTGCGCTCAGCTGGTCGGTGGACTTGGTTTTGCAGCGTCGGGCAATATCGGCGATAACTATGCGGTGTTCGAACCGACACACGGTTCAGCTCCGAAGTATGCCGGTCAGTACAAGGTCAATCCGATGGCTATGTTACTAACGACAAAGATGATGTTTGATTATCTGGGTGAAAAAGACAAAGCCGTTGCTCTGGAGAGTGCTATAGCTGATGTCATCAAAGAGGGCAAGGTACGCACCTACGACATGGGTGGCAGTAATACTACCCTCGAAATTGCCGAGGCCGTTGCGGCGAAGTTGTAG
- a CDS encoding PorV/PorQ family protein, with protein sequence MRIAIALFVLIFVAGSAAANSGLALLKVEAGARPSGMGGAFVTIDKTPDAVSYNPAGAVGVTNFTVSLGHNSYWEDIRMETSHFAMGLSPKVYLHGGVRFATVSNLEMRGDVPTAIPDGIFDAHDISFKGGLAFRITDRLSTGFSMGWIIEKIGAHRGSVFNFDYGLQAQASKYLAFGLSATNIGSDFVLSKATGDESDLISLPTTYRLGTSYHRDRYRGAFELVHVDDRQHLHLGTEVAVHRLFQVRAGWVSNYDTEKFSAGASFTKRNITVDYAFVPYRRGLGTSHMFNLSFTL encoded by the coding sequence ATGCGCATAGCGATAGCCCTGTTTGTGCTGATATTTGTTGCAGGTTCAGCCGCGGCCAACAGCGGCCTGGCTTTGCTCAAAGTCGAAGCCGGTGCCCGTCCTTCTGGGATGGGGGGTGCTTTTGTCACGATTGACAAAACCCCTGATGCGGTTTCCTACAATCCAGCAGGAGCGGTAGGCGTGACGAACTTCACAGTTTCGTTGGGACACAATTCCTATTGGGAAGATATCCGTATGGAAACATCCCATTTTGCTATGGGTTTGTCACCGAAGGTCTATCTCCACGGTGGTGTACGTTTCGCTACGGTCAGTAACCTTGAGATGCGTGGAGATGTTCCCACTGCGATCCCGGATGGTATTTTTGACGCTCACGATATTTCGTTCAAGGGCGGGTTGGCGTTCAGGATTACGGATCGCCTCTCAACCGGTTTTAGTATGGGGTGGATAATTGAAAAAATCGGAGCCCATCGAGGGAGCGTCTTCAATTTCGACTATGGTCTTCAGGCCCAGGCCAGCAAGTATCTCGCCTTTGGCCTTTCCGCGACCAATATAGGATCTGACTTTGTACTCAGTAAAGCAACCGGTGACGAATCGGATTTGATATCACTGCCGACGACCTATCGTCTGGGAACGTCGTATCATCGTGATAGATACCGGGGAGCTTTTGAGTTGGTCCACGTAGATGACCGGCAGCATTTGCATCTGGGTACGGAAGTGGCTGTCCATCGTCTATTCCAGGTGCGTGCTGGCTGGGTGTCCAATTACGACACTGAGAAATTCTCAGCCGGTGCTTCGTTCACTAAACGGAATATAACTGTCGACTATGCTTTCGTCCCCTATCGCAGGGGGTTGGGCACCTCACATATGTTCAACCTATCATTTACTCTATAA
- a CDS encoding PorV/PorQ family protein, translated as MSKISLRIILTVISIGLIAGATRADDGDGGYAGAFFQIPIGARPTALGGAYLSISNDGAAPLFNPAGLATIRKKMFASSYRAMSLDRSLGYLTLMIPTRDNSALGVNWHYFSTGDVEMRNRDGRLTGHSIGLTSHAWSIIFAKRFENYLSIGLRAGYLHSSFAEMNANSIGIDIGLMLYVSQFFDRERRPDMALQDIQVGLVIRNLGTTYRWNSTDYNSQISGNVGGTEQEDIVPIEGGLGISSRFLQRKLLLTTDIIASEKQNLRLHTGAEFFVSPEFALRAGYSDRRLTAGTGYVFQIGTQVLAIDYAFATDRVDEGSEHIFSFDILF; from the coding sequence ATGAGCAAGATTTCACTCCGAATAATTCTAACGGTTATATCTATCGGTCTTATTGCCGGTGCGACCCGTGCGGACGATGGCGATGGCGGATATGCTGGCGCTTTTTTCCAGATACCGATTGGAGCGAGACCGACGGCTCTCGGGGGGGCGTACCTGTCCATCTCCAATGATGGAGCCGCGCCATTATTCAACCCCGCCGGACTGGCCACGATCAGAAAGAAGATGTTTGCGTCATCGTATCGCGCCATGAGTCTGGACCGCTCGTTGGGCTATCTTACATTGATGATACCGACCCGTGATAACTCCGCCCTGGGAGTCAACTGGCACTATTTCAGCACCGGGGATGTTGAGATGCGTAATCGGGATGGCCGCCTCACCGGTCATTCGATCGGTTTAACAAGTCACGCCTGGTCAATCATTTTTGCCAAACGGTTTGAAAATTACCTGTCGATTGGACTCAGGGCCGGCTATTTACATTCAAGCTTTGCCGAGATGAATGCCAATTCGATAGGGATCGATATTGGCCTGATGCTCTATGTCAGTCAGTTCTTTGACCGTGAGCGGCGGCCGGATATGGCATTACAGGACATACAGGTCGGGTTGGTTATCCGCAATTTGGGTACAACCTATCGCTGGAACTCAACCGATTACAATTCCCAAATTAGCGGTAATGTTGGTGGCACTGAACAGGAAGACATAGTTCCGATTGAAGGTGGATTGGGCATCTCGTCCCGATTTCTACAACGCAAGCTACTCCTGACAACCGACATAATAGCCAGCGAGAAGCAAAACCTCCGGCTTCATACTGGAGCAGAGTTTTTCGTGTCCCCGGAATTTGCTCTTCGAGCTGGTTATTCGGATCGCCGTCTGACAGCAGGTACCGGCTATGTCTTCCAAATTGGCACCCAGGTGCTGGCAATAGACTATGCTTTTGCCACTGACCGGGTGGATGAAGGATCGGAACACATTTTCTCTTTTGACATATTGTTTTGA
- a CDS encoding SPFH domain-containing protein: protein MSIMLEIIEWVDPSGKEMIHRIPEEGSADFKLGAQLIVRDSQMAIFFKDGHAADQFSTGRHTLSTLNVPILTRLLAFPFGFDSPFRAEAYFINQKVFTDLKWGTRHPVTFSDSKFGLIRLRGHGAYTIRIENPSLFLNSIVGRQARYETDDIQDYLRDVIIARMNDLLGEKLDTILNLPAVYTELAEEFKTIVSSEFEKYGLSLVDFYISSITPPEEVAQMIDQRSGMEAIGDLDKFVKFGMAKGLSSSSAGGAAGAGMGMMAGVGVAAPNLIQKVFAPDQRELKRDPVETVPCPKCHTDTPEQSRYCYRCGHQMIAQSACPTCGTQLPTEASFCFSCGTRLDARPSCPHCNAELIAGSKFCGECGKQINESDSAKE, encoded by the coding sequence ATGTCCATAATGTTGGAAATCATTGAGTGGGTTGACCCCTCCGGCAAGGAGATGATTCACCGAATCCCCGAAGAAGGTTCCGCCGACTTTAAGCTCGGGGCGCAACTGATCGTTCGGGACAGCCAGATGGCGATATTTTTCAAGGACGGCCATGCAGCTGACCAGTTCTCTACCGGGCGGCACACACTTTCGACTCTGAATGTCCCTATCCTCACCCGTCTGCTGGCATTTCCATTCGGATTTGATTCCCCGTTTCGCGCGGAAGCGTATTTTATCAACCAGAAGGTTTTCACTGATCTGAAATGGGGCACCCGCCATCCGGTGACGTTTAGTGACAGTAAGTTTGGCCTGATTAGGCTACGTGGGCACGGAGCCTATACTATTCGTATTGAGAATCCCAGCCTTTTCCTCAATTCTATTGTTGGCCGACAGGCTCGGTATGAAACAGATGATATCCAGGATTATCTACGCGATGTCATTATTGCTCGTATGAATGATCTGCTGGGTGAGAAGCTCGACACAATTCTTAATCTGCCGGCTGTGTATACTGAGTTAGCGGAAGAATTCAAAACGATAGTCAGCTCGGAGTTTGAAAAATACGGACTGAGTTTAGTTGATTTCTACATTTCCTCAATCACGCCGCCTGAGGAAGTGGCTCAGATGATTGACCAACGCTCCGGCATGGAGGCGATTGGGGATCTGGACAAATTTGTTAAATTTGGTATGGCTAAAGGGTTGAGTAGTTCCAGTGCCGGTGGGGCCGCCGGGGCCGGGATGGGTATGATGGCCGGTGTGGGAGTGGCCGCTCCCAACCTGATTCAGAAGGTTTTCGCACCTGACCAGCGTGAACTGAAACGAGATCCGGTAGAAACTGTACCGTGTCCCAAGTGTCACACCGATACCCCGGAGCAATCCCGGTACTGCTATCGATGCGGTCATCAGATGATAGCCCAGAGTGCTTGCCCAACCTGTGGTACGCAGCTGCCAACCGAGGCAAGCTTCTGTTTCAGTTGTGGCACCCGGCTGGATGCCCGACCGAGTTGCCCTCACTGTAACGCTGAACTGATCGCCGGGTCGAAATTCTGTGGCGAATGTGGCAAGCAGATAAATGAGTCCGACAGCGCAAAAGAATAG
- a CDS encoding PKD domain-containing protein — translation MNRIKGLALTVGMAATLVYLVPGCDDLITETNNYIIAGHPEAEFSANKDGGCVPCTVQFSDNSQGPYQRGTFNFGDDTPDSESTFDPDSTGTFTHIYEEGGTYTVSLTVFDETLPDTGQDTETKSRFLIIGPLSAAFDTDTTMGCRGLEVTFTNISQAGITKWVWSFGDGAGITYNDSTPDTITHTYTMIDTLQVTLTVTGECGTTTGIDTITIIDCLTPVCSLSVHEGCIPLSVDFWDMTDPTVAFRSWDFGNGETSILMDNTIEYDSAGIYVIALGISDNENGPFGYVYDTVIVHDTVTALFTVIGDSTSCHLPGRQFQVRFLDQSLGQISHLVWDFGDGDTLHDDTNPIHAYTEPGVYDVSLIVEGMCDSTLISDTSIIPNLVVLFDSLTEANTALGFVPSTGDTSTVFTFAVDTTRAVIETWTWTVDTLTIENAWSVIYSFPDTGWHAVSVTVTNGCGSFTIDSSIYIDTMATP, via the coding sequence ATGAATAGAATTAAAGGTCTGGCCCTTACAGTTGGAATGGCGGCGACTCTTGTGTATCTGGTACCCGGTTGTGATGACCTGATAACAGAAACGAATAATTACATAATTGCCGGACACCCGGAAGCAGAGTTCAGCGCCAATAAGGATGGAGGCTGTGTTCCTTGCACAGTGCAATTCTCCGACAACTCGCAGGGACCGTATCAGCGTGGCACCTTTAACTTCGGTGACGACACTCCCGACAGTGAAAGCACTTTTGATCCCGATTCGACCGGTACATTCACTCATATATATGAGGAAGGTGGCACCTACACTGTTTCCCTTACGGTGTTTGATGAGACCTTACCGGACACTGGTCAGGACACCGAGACCAAGAGCCGTTTCTTGATCATCGGCCCCCTTTCAGCCGCATTCGACACTGATACGACTATGGGGTGTCGCGGGCTTGAGGTCACTTTCACCAACATCTCCCAGGCGGGCATTACCAAATGGGTGTGGAGTTTTGGAGACGGCGCTGGGATCACTTACAATGATTCCACTCCCGATACAATCACTCATACCTATACTATGATTGACACCCTCCAAGTTACTTTAACGGTGACCGGAGAGTGTGGAACAACGACCGGCATCGATACCATCACCATTATTGATTGCCTCACCCCTGTGTGTAGTTTGAGTGTTCATGAAGGATGCATACCTCTCTCCGTCGATTTCTGGGACATGACCGATCCTACAGTGGCGTTTAGATCGTGGGATTTTGGCAATGGCGAGACTTCGATCCTGATGGACAACACCATCGAATACGACAGTGCCGGAATATACGTAATAGCACTTGGAATATCTGATAATGAGAATGGACCATTCGGTTATGTCTACGATACCGTAATTGTGCACGATACCGTAACAGCACTGTTCACAGTTATCGGAGATTCTACGTCATGTCACCTACCCGGTCGTCAGTTTCAGGTCCGTTTCCTGGATCAATCCCTCGGGCAAATTTCCCATCTGGTTTGGGACTTTGGCGATGGCGACACCCTTCACGATGACACCAATCCGATCCACGCTTACACCGAACCTGGCGTATACGATGTCAGCCTGATTGTTGAGGGGATGTGTGATTCGACCCTTATAAGCGACACATCGATCATACCAAATCTGGTCGTGCTTTTCGACTCATTAACTGAAGCCAATACTGCTCTCGGGTTTGTCCCAAGCACGGGTGATACGTCCACGGTATTTACTTTCGCGGTCGATACTACTCGCGCGGTGATTGAGACCTGGACCTGGACAGTGGACACGTTGACGATTGAAAATGCCTGGTCAGTGATTTATTCCTTCCCTGATACGGGATGGCACGCAGTATCGGTGACTGTTACCAACGGATGCGGTTCTTTCACAATAGACAGTAGCATCTACATAGACACAATGGCCACCCCGTAG